In Uranotaenia lowii strain MFRU-FL chromosome 2, ASM2978415v1, whole genome shotgun sequence, one genomic interval encodes:
- the LOC129742416 gene encoding uncharacterized protein LOC129742416, which produces MEKAEFEEEKHKILEAGVLNGFDNEFVLKILRKHARKKYRSDATTFRPEKEEPYRVSLPFHPKLTNGITKILSQHGLKSAYKSGNTLKDRLVSLKDKIPQDERSGIYEIPCESCSAVYIGQTRRKFKVRLKEHRNAVDNNRANESSVATHATEMGHSINWEKVTYKKCVRKASHLNAWESMFISTSEKPLMNEDDPPIMSPLFTFTKRKI; this is translated from the coding sequence ATGGAAAAGGCAGAATTTGAAGAGGAAAAGCATAAAATCCTTGAGGCGGGTGTTTTGAACGGTTTTGACAACGAATTTGTCCTCAAAATTCTccggaaacatgccagaaaaAAGTACCGAAGTGATGCCACCACCTTTAGGCCAGAGAAAGAAGAGCCCTATAGAGTTAGCCTGCCGTTCCACCCTAAACTAActaatgggataacaaaaatccTTTCTCAACATGGCCTGAAATCAGCATACAAGAGCGGCAACACCCTTAAGGATCGGTTGGTCTCCTTGAAGGATAAGATCCCGCAAGATGAGAGATCcggaatttatgaaattccCTGTGAGAGTTGCTCAGCTGTATACATTGGCCAAACTCGTCGTAAATTTAAAGTTCGACTTAAAGAACACAGAAACGCTGTAGACAACAACAGGGCCAATGAATCTAGCGTAGCTACCCACGCAACGGAAATGGGTCACTCCATTAACTGGGAAAAAGTGACCTATAAGAAATGTGTAAGAAAAGCCTCACATTTGAACGCATGGGAGTCTATGTTTATTAGCACTTCAGAGAAACCGCTAATGAATGAAGATGACCCACCAATTATGTCGCCGCTTTTCACCTtcaccaaaagaaaaatttaa